The following proteins are co-located in the Procambarus clarkii isolate CNS0578487 chromosome 16, FALCON_Pclarkii_2.0, whole genome shotgun sequence genome:
- the LOC123760064 gene encoding follistatin-related protein 1 isoform X1, producing MMRLLIVCLAAASAAAFELRGKRYLCDSVECRAGRECVVSQGAAHCQCIELCPDRFAPVCGSDGVSYDNHCLLHRHACLSGEHIKVIHKGLCKKNKQVKKKPEKKEEPAVCYSSQRDALLVVVRKHWQDTLSNQPWHVSDMTYRESLWGRFFTCDADKDNYVNSDELLNCTSGSFFLARPEQENELTRALCIDAIVDVADSNRDWRLDFEEFTRMLSPDFRPAHKLCSLDGKKYDDGEDVHVDANHCVCAVGSWVCTSPDTSKDKNSEFGGKDFDTENYNDLDEDDYDGSLENAEEYLIDEEEDEEYLEELFDELLDKLRKHRKQEQEHHNRL from the exons TTCGAGCTTCGTGGAAAAC GCTATCTGTGTGATAGCGTGGAATGCAGAGCGGGACGAGAGTGTGTGGTGAGTCAAGGTGCTGCCCACTGTCAGTGCATTGAATTGTGTCCTGACCGCTTTGCCCCAGTGTGTGGCTCTGATGGCGTCTCCTATGACAACCACTGTCTCCTCCATCGTCACGCCTGTTTATCA GGGGagcacatcaaagttattcacaaagGTCTGTGCAAGAAGAATAAGCAAGTAAAAAAGAAGCCAGAGAAGAAAGAGGAACCAG CCGTGTGCTATAGTAGCCAGCGTGATGCTcttctggtggtggtgaggaagcaCTGGCAGGACACCTTGTCTAACCAGCCATGGCATGTCTCCGACATGACGTACAGAGAGTCACTGTGGGGTCGCTTCTTCACATGTGATGCCGATAAAGACAATTATGTTAACTCTGATGAATTGCTGAATTGCACCTCTGGTTCGTTCTTCTTAGCCCGTCCTGAACAGGAAAATGAACTGACAAG GGCACTGTGTATAGATGCTATTGTAGATGTAGCAGACAGCAATCGTGACTGGAGGCTAGATTTTGAGGAGTTCACAAGAATGCTGTCCCCAGACTTCCGGCCTGCTCATAAAT TATGCTCGCTAGATGGAAAGAAATACGACGATGGAGAAGACGTGCATGTTGACGCAAATCACTG CGTGTGTGCAGTTGGGAGCTGGGTCTGCACGTCTCCAGATACATCAAAGGACAAGAACAGTGAATTTGGTGGCAAGGATTTTGACACGGAGAACTACAATGATTTGGACGAAGATGATTatgatggatctcttgaaaatgcTGAAGAATATCTGATTGATGAGGAGGAAGATGAAGAATACCTAGAAGAGCTTTTTGACGAGCTACTTGATAAACTAAGGAAGCATCGCAAGCAGGAGCAGGAACACCACAATCGGTTATAG